In one Nicotiana sylvestris chromosome 8, ASM39365v2, whole genome shotgun sequence genomic region, the following are encoded:
- the LOC104217308 gene encoding NAD(P)H-quinone oxidoreductase subunit S, chloroplastic: MASSSSFQLSSLQIQTPPLKKSNFFGQSHNLNPSNIHTKSTLKPSFTSITTAKFNLYEILGGRGLCNGEEGIQKELKKSVSEEQSSAKSATVDNNNNNQEKMETGEFPEDGFEKEMMGLVGGFPGGEKGLKKFIEKNPPPKKTESRMEGFNLSLVKKPKPPELPLLLPGMIAIVKNSNNPYYMYCGIVQRITDGKAAVLFEGGNWDRLISFRLEELERREKGPPMVNPRSVILETMLEKSSES; encoded by the coding sequence atggcttcttcttcttcctttcaaCTCTCAAGCCTTCAAATTCAAACCCCACCTCTAAAAAAATCCAACTTTTTTGGTCAATCTCACAACCTTAACCCTAGTAATATTCATACTAAATCAACTCTGAAACCATCTTTTACCTCAATTACTACTGCAAAATTCAATCTTTATGAGATTCTTGGAGGTAGAGGTCTTTGTAATGGAGAAGAAGGTATACAAAAAGAGCTAAAAAAGTCAGTTTCAGAAGAACAATCCTCAGCAAAATCAGCAACtgttgataataataataataatcaagaAAAGATGGAAACTGGGGAATTTCCTGAAGATGGATTTGAGAAAGAAATGATGGGGTTAGTTGGTGGATTTCCTGGAGGTGAAAAAGGTTTAAAGAAATTCATAGAAAAAAATCCACCACCTAAGAAAACAGAATCAAGAATGGAGGGTTTTAATCTGAGTCTTGTGAAGAAACCAAAGCCACCTGAATTACCGCTTTTATTACCTGGAATGATTGCTATTGTTAAGAATTCTAATAATCCATATTATATGTATTGTGGGATTGTGCAAAGGATTACTGATGGAAAAGCTGCTGTGCTTTTTGAAGGTGGGAATTGGGATAGATTGATTTCTTTTAGGCTTGAAGAGTTGGAAAGAAGAGAGAAAGGTCCACCAATGGTGAATCCTAGGTCTGTGATTCTTGAAACCATGTTAGAAAAGAGTTCTGAATCTTGA